The following proteins are co-located in the Rippkaea orientalis PCC 8801 genome:
- the hisS gene encoding histidine--tRNA ligase, translated as MGTIQTLPGTRDILPEEIGYWQYVETITTEILSRAMYQEIRAPIFEQTSLFERGIGEATDVVGKEMYTFKDRGDRSVTLRPEGTAGVVRAYLQNNLYATGGVQRLWYQGPMFRYERPQAGRQRQFHQIGLELLGSGDPRADVEVIALATDILKKLGLQSLKLDLNSVGDRNDRQRYREALVNYFLPYKNELDPDSQDRLERNPLRILDSKNQRTKEINQNAPSILQYLGDQSKKHFDQVQQLLTDLNISYQLNPCLVRGLDYYTHTAFEIQSDDLGAQATVCGGGRYDGLVAELGGPDTPAVGWAIGMERLIILLKQRQTVPHCVPDIYIVSKGEQAEAQALILAQKLRFEGLTVELDLSGSAFGKQFKRADRSGAIACIVLGDEEAGTQTLQLKWLATKQQETLDQTQLVSEIGELKAQLARHKQATG; from the coding sequence ATGGGTACAATTCAAACATTACCAGGAACAAGAGATATTTTGCCAGAAGAGATCGGATACTGGCAATACGTCGAGACAATTACTACCGAAATACTCAGTCGCGCGATGTATCAAGAAATTCGTGCCCCTATTTTTGAGCAAACCTCCTTGTTTGAACGGGGGATTGGAGAAGCCACTGACGTAGTGGGCAAAGAAATGTATACTTTTAAAGATAGGGGCGATCGCTCTGTTACTCTGCGTCCCGAAGGAACCGCAGGAGTGGTTCGTGCTTATCTGCAAAATAACCTCTATGCAACTGGAGGAGTGCAACGTCTTTGGTATCAAGGTCCGATGTTTCGTTACGAACGTCCTCAAGCTGGTCGTCAACGACAATTTCATCAAATTGGTTTAGAATTATTAGGAAGTGGTGATCCTCGCGCGGATGTAGAAGTCATTGCCTTAGCAACCGATATCCTCAAAAAATTGGGGCTACAAAGTTTAAAATTAGACCTGAATTCTGTAGGCGATCGCAACGATAGACAACGCTATCGAGAAGCTTTAGTTAACTATTTTTTACCCTATAAAAATGAGTTAGATCCTGACTCCCAAGATCGCTTAGAAAGAAACCCCCTACGCATCCTTGATAGCAAAAATCAACGCACAAAAGAAATCAATCAAAATGCCCCCAGTATTTTACAGTATCTAGGGGATCAATCTAAGAAACATTTTGATCAAGTTCAGCAATTATTAACTGACTTAAATATTAGTTATCAACTCAACCCTTGCTTAGTTCGCGGCCTAGATTACTATACCCATACTGCTTTTGAAATTCAATCCGATGATTTAGGGGCTCAAGCAACGGTTTGCGGCGGCGGACGGTATGATGGGTTAGTGGCCGAACTAGGGGGACCTGATACCCCTGCGGTGGGATGGGCGATCGGAATGGAACGACTGATTATTCTCCTCAAACAACGCCAAACTGTCCCCCATTGCGTCCCTGATATCTATATCGTGTCTAAGGGAGAACAAGCAGAAGCACAGGCGTTAATTTTAGCCCAAAAACTGCGCTTTGAAGGATTAACCGTAGAATTAGACCTCAGTGGAAGTGCCTTCGGGAAGCAATTTAAACGGGCCGATCGCAGTGGGGCGATCGCTTGTATTGTCTTAGGAGATGAAGAAGCAGGTACCCAAACCCTTCAACTCAAATGGTTAGCGACGAAACAACAAGAAACCTTGGATCAAACTCAGTTAGTTAGTGAAATTGGGGAACTAAAAGCCCAATTAGCCCGACATAAACAAGCAACTGGCTAA
- a CDS encoding NADPH-dependent FMN reductase: MVKIVGINGSLRLGSYSAKALELATQKVETYGANVEILDLRQMNLPFCNGEDQYPGYPDVEKLRQTVKEADGLILVTPEYHGSVSGVIKNALDLMGFDELSGKVTGLISVLGGQTNSNALNELRLIMRWVHAWVIPEQIALGQAWKAFDEQGKLIDEKLSERLDKFAQSLVENTKKLK, translated from the coding sequence ATGGTTAAAATTGTTGGTATTAATGGCAGTTTAAGGTTAGGTTCCTACAGTGCAAAAGCCTTAGAATTAGCAACGCAAAAAGTAGAAACTTACGGCGCAAATGTAGAAATATTAGATTTACGTCAAATGAACCTACCTTTTTGTAATGGAGAAGACCAATACCCAGGTTATCCTGATGTAGAAAAATTGCGTCAGACTGTCAAGGAAGCTGATGGCTTAATTCTAGTGACTCCAGAATATCATGGGAGTGTTAGTGGGGTCATTAAAAATGCCTTAGACTTAATGGGTTTTGATGAATTATCGGGTAAAGTAACGGGATTAATTAGTGTTTTAGGGGGACAAACCAATAGTAATGCCCTCAATGAGCTAAGATTAATTATGCGATGGGTTCATGCTTGGGTGATTCCTGAACAAATTGCCCTAGGACAAGCGTGGAAAGCCTTTGATGAACAGGGTAAGCTAATAGATGAAAAACTCTCAGAAAGACTCGATAAGTTTGCTCAAAGCTTAGTAGAAAATACCAAAAAACTGAAATAA
- a CDS encoding NblA/ycf18 family protein, whose product MMMDSNTFELSLEQQFQLQCLHQEFQSLEREQVISYLLDTMQQLMMRDNHIRDLMKDSLL is encoded by the coding sequence ATGATGATGGATAGTAACACTTTTGAGTTATCGTTAGAGCAACAATTTCAGCTTCAATGCTTACACCAGGAGTTTCAATCCTTAGAACGCGAACAAGTCATTAGCTACTTGCTCGATACGATGCAACAGCTAATGATGCGCGATAATCACATTCGAGATCTAATGAAAGACTCCCTGCTCTAA
- a CDS encoding peptidoglycan D,D-transpeptidase FtsI family protein, producing MSRAKRPQPTTKNKLFAEKSVASTRVSRRSAPPGKLKPSPLPKWRLILVWAVMVVGMIGLGWKLYQLQIVQGKELQEKARSQQAVNLRPYIPRRSIIDGEGHVLATDRLEHILYVHPVQFKQPPEAIAAALSPILDNQTPQDLMERFKQRKTGIPIARNLTEGQADRIKQLRLDGVELNETYARFYPQKEIASEIIGYVDSDRRGQAGVELSQEKLLERDLLSLYVRRTALGEIIPAFLPEDVLKSNDLQIQLTLDLRLQRAARLALQQQLKKFNAKRGAVIVMDATDGSLLSLVCEPTFDPNEYYKSRVELFKNWTVSDLYEPGSTFKPINIALALEAGVIQPNTVVFDSGAVTVDGWNIFNATKTGNGAINIAEVLQTSSNVAMVHIMRRLSRKDYYQRLQKLELNQRTEIDLPGEVAGHLKSEEIFTERGIELATTSFGQGFSLTPVKLVQLHGALANGGKLVTPHLVRGLVDVKGTLHWQPKHKVKQIIDPQVSKQVVEMMETVVTDGSGKSSIIPQYRIGGKTGTAQKAGPRGGYLPNAKITSFVAILPIESPRYVVLAVVDEPQGGNTFGSTVAAPIAKQVIEALISLKGIPPSKTQ from the coding sequence GTGTCTCGAGCCAAGCGTCCTCAACCTACGACCAAAAACAAGCTTTTTGCTGAAAAGTCGGTCGCCTCTACTCGTGTGTCTAGACGTTCTGCACCTCCTGGTAAGTTGAAACCCTCTCCCTTACCTAAATGGCGACTGATCCTAGTTTGGGCGGTTATGGTAGTAGGGATGATCGGGTTAGGGTGGAAACTGTATCAATTACAAATTGTCCAAGGAAAGGAATTACAAGAAAAAGCGCGATCGCAACAAGCGGTTAATTTACGCCCCTATATTCCCCGACGCTCCATTATTGACGGAGAGGGTCACGTTTTAGCTACCGATCGCCTAGAACATATTCTCTATGTCCATCCCGTTCAATTTAAACAACCTCCCGAAGCCATTGCAGCAGCGTTGAGTCCTATTTTAGACAATCAAACCCCCCAAGATCTGATGGAACGGTTTAAGCAACGGAAAACGGGGATTCCCATTGCGCGGAATTTAACAGAAGGACAAGCCGATCGCATCAAACAATTGCGCCTCGATGGGGTAGAACTCAATGAAACCTATGCTCGTTTCTATCCCCAAAAGGAAATCGCTTCGGAAATTATTGGCTATGTGGATAGCGATCGCCGGGGTCAAGCTGGCGTAGAACTCAGTCAAGAAAAACTCCTAGAACGGGATTTATTAAGCTTATACGTCCGTCGCACGGCTTTAGGCGAAATCATACCCGCTTTTTTACCCGAAGATGTCCTAAAATCTAATGATTTACAGATTCAATTAACCTTAGATCTGCGGCTACAACGGGCAGCACGGTTAGCCCTCCAACAACAGCTTAAAAAATTTAACGCCAAACGGGGAGCCGTCATCGTCATGGACGCGACGGACGGCTCTTTGCTGTCTTTGGTCTGTGAACCCACCTTTGATCCCAATGAATACTATAAATCACGGGTAGAACTGTTTAAAAATTGGACGGTGAGCGATCTTTATGAACCAGGATCGACCTTTAAACCCATTAATATCGCCTTAGCTCTTGAAGCCGGAGTCATTCAACCCAATACAGTCGTTTTTGACTCTGGGGCTGTGACTGTTGATGGCTGGAATATCTTTAATGCGACTAAAACGGGAAATGGAGCCATTAACATTGCTGAAGTCTTACAAACGTCTAGTAACGTGGCCATGGTTCATATTATGCGACGATTGAGCCGAAAAGACTACTATCAACGGTTACAGAAATTAGAACTCAATCAACGAACGGAAATCGATTTACCTGGAGAAGTAGCAGGACATCTCAAAAGTGAGGAAATTTTTACCGAAAGGGGCATTGAATTGGCAACAACGTCCTTTGGTCAGGGATTTTCTTTAACTCCTGTCAAATTAGTTCAATTGCATGGAGCCTTAGCCAATGGGGGGAAATTAGTCACTCCCCATCTGGTGAGGGGGTTAGTGGATGTCAAAGGAACGCTGCACTGGCAACCCAAGCATAAAGTTAAACAAATTATTGACCCCCAAGTGAGTAAACAAGTGGTAGAAATGATGGAAACGGTTGTCACGGATGGTTCCGGAAAATCGTCTATTATTCCTCAATATCGCATTGGTGGGAAAACAGGAACCGCCCAAAAAGCGGGGCCAAGGGGAGGCTATTTACCCAATGCTAAAATTACCAGTTTTGTGGCTATTTTACCGATAGAAAGTCCTCGCTATGTGGTGTTAGCCGTGGTGGATGAACCTCAAGGGGGTAATACCTTTGGTTCAACCGTGGCTGCACCCATTGCTAAACAGGTGATTGAAGCGTTAATTTCTTTAAAAGGGATTCCTCCCTCGAAAACACAGTAA
- a CDS encoding DUF6883 domain-containing protein yields the protein MTSATQFEFPLAKANYLLNHTTEAGFGGDKRKFWREIMGFDNPEAIREAILGEVYLEILQKQDTTEYGDRYRAYVKITGSSGQLHRIRTVWIVLTGENVARFVTAVPDSLGE from the coding sequence ATGACTTCAGCGACTCAATTTGAATTTCCACTAGCTAAAGCTAACTATCTGCTCAACCATACCACTGAAGCAGGGTTTGGTGGGGATAAACGTAAGTTTTGGCGGGAAATCATGGGATTTGACAATCCTGAAGCGATTCGAGAAGCTATATTAGGGGAAGTCTATCTCGAAATATTACAAAAACAAGACACAACTGAGTATGGCGATCGCTATCGTGCTTATGTTAAAATAACGGGGTCTTCAGGTCAATTGCATCGAATCCGAACTGTTTGGATTGTTTTGACAGGAGAAAATGTAGCTAGATTTGTAACAGCAGTACCCGATAGTTTAGGGGAATGA
- a CDS encoding NblA/ycf18 family protein, which produces MESKSFELSLEQQFEMKRMRDAATAMSREQALELLMQASRLLMIKTNVVRNLANNTSAKSLG; this is translated from the coding sequence ATGGAATCAAAATCGTTTGAGTTAAGCTTAGAGCAGCAGTTTGAGATGAAGCGGATGCGCGATGCTGCCACTGCCATGAGTCGTGAACAGGCACTCGAACTTCTCATGCAAGCGTCACGACTATTAATGATTAAAACCAACGTTGTTCGCAATTTGGCTAACAACACCTCAGCGAAATCTTTAGGATAA
- a CDS encoding Uma2 family endonuclease, producing MSISTQTKLTLAEFLSSPLANENYEYFDGKLIEKMSSKFSHSRVTGQLFILLENWNQGKGEVGIEWGVCLKRKGKDWCPIPDLLYISYEKLGEIELEDDACPIPPELVIEIISPDQSFSNLSEKAEAYLKAGVNRVWLIDTQAKKITIFYPDSPPQTKQGEDGLADNLLPDLNLTPQQIFQKARLI from the coding sequence ATGTCAATATCAACTCAAACTAAACTTACCTTAGCTGAATTTTTGTCATCCCCTTTAGCCAATGAAAACTATGAATATTTTGATGGAAAATTAATTGAAAAAATGTCATCTAAATTTTCTCATTCCCGTGTAACGGGTCAATTATTTATCCTTCTAGAAAATTGGAATCAAGGTAAAGGAGAAGTTGGGATAGAATGGGGTGTTTGTTTAAAACGGAAGGGTAAAGATTGGTGTCCTATTCCAGATTTACTGTATATCTCTTATGAAAAATTAGGAGAGATTGAACTAGAAGATGATGCTTGTCCAATTCCCCCCGAATTAGTCATAGAAATTATCTCACCTGACCAATCTTTTAGTAATCTCAGCGAGAAAGCAGAAGCTTATTTAAAAGCAGGGGTTAATCGAGTTTGGTTAATTGATACTCAAGCTAAGAAAATTACTATTTTTTATCCTGATTCTCCCCCACAAACTAAACAAGGAGAAGACGGGTTAGCTGATAATTTATTACCTGACTTAAATTTAACTCCTCAGCAAATTTTCCAAAAAGCAAGGTTAATTTAA
- the recR gene encoding recombination mediator RecR, giving the protein MYTPPLARLIEQLQRLPGVGPKTAQRLALHILKRPENEIQALASALIEAKKKVGLCNVCFHFSADPICEICRNPNRDKQTICVVADSRDVIALEKTREYKGRYHVLGGVMSPMDGIGPEQLYIQPLVRRVTQDGVKEVILAISPTVEGETTTLYIGQLLKPFTKVTRIAFGLPMGGDLEYADEVTLARALEGRRELD; this is encoded by the coding sequence ATTTATACGCCTCCCTTAGCCCGATTAATTGAACAATTACAACGGTTACCTGGAGTCGGACCCAAAACCGCCCAGAGACTCGCCCTACACATTCTTAAACGCCCAGAAAACGAAATCCAAGCCCTAGCCAGTGCCTTAATTGAAGCTAAAAAGAAAGTCGGACTGTGTAACGTTTGTTTTCATTTTTCTGCTGACCCTATTTGTGAGATTTGCCGTAATCCCAACCGAGACAAACAAACCATTTGTGTTGTTGCAGACTCTCGTGATGTCATTGCCTTAGAAAAAACCAGAGAATACAAAGGAAGATATCATGTTTTAGGGGGAGTCATGTCTCCCATGGATGGCATTGGACCCGAACAATTGTACATTCAACCCTTAGTCAGACGAGTTACCCAAGATGGCGTTAAAGAAGTCATTTTAGCCATTAGTCCCACCGTCGAAGGAGAAACCACCACCCTCTATATCGGACAACTCCTAAAACCCTTCACCAAAGTCACCCGTATTGCTTTTGGTTTGCCCATGGGAGGCGATTTAGAATATGCTGATGAAGTCACTCTAGCTAGGGCATTAGAAGGCCGCAGAGAATTAGACTAG
- a CDS encoding DUF4926 domain-containing protein has translation MSKFQLFDGVKLTENIPLTDGGIAPIGTVGAIVEILKNGEAYLVEFFGDWVKYNDQENFVSATQTEKGAFMETIGVEIVYPHQLILIVPAKEMMKVKA, from the coding sequence ATGAGTAAATTTCAATTGTTTGATGGTGTTAAACTAACGGAAAACATCCCTTTAACCGATGGCGGAATAGCCCCTATTGGTACAGTTGGAGCAATTGTAGAAATTCTCAAAAATGGGGAAGCTTATCTAGTAGAATTTTTTGGAGATTGGGTTAAATATAATGACCAAGAAAATTTTGTCTCGGCAACTCAGACAGAAAAAGGAGCATTCATGGAGACAATTGGTGTAGAAATTGTCTATCCTCATCAATTAATATTAATTGTTCCTGCTAAGGAAATGATGAAAGTTAAAGCTTAG
- a CDS encoding beta-ketoacyl-ACP synthase: protein MDVVVTGIGLRSCLGNLKQTWETILQGQSGIKFHQPFPEFPPYPLGLIANQPISLPHLTQLTVTDALTDAQLTAPLPDCGVVIGSSRGCQGIWEKFAKSEPGLDLSNWLETLPHQAAIIAARQLQTSNIVLSPMAACGTGLLAIFQGVELIRQGKCQQIIAGALESPITPLTLAGFERMGVLAKTGCYPFDVQREGLVLGEGGAILVLESAEMAYHRGASIYGQILGFGLTCDGDHISTPSSDNLMAKRAIQQCLDRSNLKRTDIDYIQPHGTSTRLNDQREANLIQALFPSDVPISGTKGATGHTLGASGAIAVALGLMALRYQQFPPCVGLKTPEFELNFVRNSYQTNLKTILCLGFGFGGQNIAIALRGNE from the coding sequence ATAGATGTAGTCGTAACAGGTATTGGGTTACGGTCTTGTTTAGGCAATTTAAAGCAAACATGGGAAACAATCCTGCAAGGACAGTCAGGAATTAAATTTCATCAACCTTTCCCAGAATTTCCGCCCTATCCCTTGGGATTAATCGCTAATCAGCCTATTTCCTTGCCCCATCTTACCCAACTTACCGTAACCGATGCCCTAACCGATGCCCAACTGACTGCCCCCTTACCCGACTGTGGGGTCGTTATCGGTTCTAGTCGTGGATGTCAGGGAATTTGGGAGAAATTCGCTAAATCTGAGCCAGGATTAGACTTATCTAACTGGTTAGAAACCTTACCCCATCAAGCAGCGATTATCGCCGCCCGTCAGCTTCAAACCAGCAATATTGTCTTATCTCCCATGGCTGCCTGTGGAACGGGATTATTGGCAATTTTCCAGGGAGTAGAACTCATTCGTCAGGGAAAATGCCAACAAATCATCGCCGGAGCCCTAGAATCTCCCATTACCCCCTTAACCCTAGCCGGATTTGAAAGAATGGGCGTATTAGCCAAAACAGGCTGCTATCCCTTTGATGTTCAGCGAGAGGGGTTAGTTTTAGGGGAAGGAGGGGCAATTTTAGTCTTAGAATCAGCAGAGATGGCTTATCATCGGGGTGCGTCGATTTATGGACAAATTCTGGGGTTTGGCTTAACGTGCGATGGGGATCATATTAGTACCCCGTCGTCCGATAATCTGATGGCTAAAAGGGCGATTCAACAATGTTTAGACCGTAGTAACTTAAAACGAACCGATATTGACTATATTCAACCCCATGGAACCAGTACCCGTTTGAATGATCAGCGAGAGGCGAATTTAATTCAAGCTTTGTTTCCGTCTGATGTTCCTATTAGTGGGACAAAAGGGGCAACAGGACACACTTTAGGGGCTTCTGGGGCGATCGCAGTTGCCCTAGGGTTAATGGCTTTACGTTACCAACAATTCCCCCCCTGTGTTGGCTTAAAAACCCCCGAATTTGAACTAAATTTTGTGAGAAATTCCTATCAAACTAACCTCAAAACAATCTTATGTCTTGGGTTTGGATTTGGGGGACAAAATATTGCGATCGCTCTACGGGGTAACGAGTAA
- a CDS encoding PPC domain-containing protein translates to MIHCPQKSWFGTLLLTIISLGLGWEVLPAKGQQSLYNPIPLTSNEQIMDTLSERDIPTGEGGFARDYLVQLEAGDQVAIDLMSEEFDSILLLLAADGSTIAENDDGPDGSTNSLLFARITESGKYIVRVRAFGETGGGKFSLKLNRLRPVKMEAK, encoded by the coding sequence ATGATACATTGCCCTCAAAAATCTTGGTTTGGCACACTGTTGCTGACAATTATCTCCCTAGGATTGGGTTGGGAAGTCTTACCCGCTAAGGGACAACAGTCTTTGTATAATCCTATTCCCTTAACTTCAAATGAGCAAATTATGGATACCCTTTCTGAGCGAGATATTCCTACAGGGGAGGGCGGGTTTGCCCGTGATTACTTGGTTCAGCTTGAAGCAGGGGATCAGGTGGCTATTGACCTAATGTCAGAGGAATTTGATAGTATACTCCTGTTGTTAGCGGCTGATGGGTCTACGATCGCAGAAAATGATGATGGACCCGATGGCAGTACCAATTCTCTGCTGTTTGCTCGTATTACCGAAAGTGGTAAATATATCGTCCGTGTCCGCGCTTTTGGGGAAACAGGAGGGGGTAAATTTAGTTTGAAATTAAATCGTCTACGGCCGGTGAAAATGGAGGCGAAATAG
- a CDS encoding M20 family metallopeptidase, giving the protein MLSQIKDIAEKLSPRLIEIRRHIHAHPELSGQEYQTAAYVAGVLSSCGIHVQENVGKTGVVGNLTGNGTDQRTVAIRTDMDALPIEERTNLDFASCKPGIMHACGHDVHTTVGLGTAMILAELAEHLPGNVRFLFQPAEEIAQGASWMVQDGAMREVKAIFGVHVFPSIPARSVGIRYGALTAAADDLEIFIQGESGHGARPHEAIDAIWIASQVITTLQQAISRTQNPLRPIVLTIGQINGGRAANVIADQVRMAGTVRSLHPETHANLPQWVEDIVANVCSTYNAKYEINYRRRVPSVQNDMELTKILESASREAWGNGNVQILPEPSLGSEDFSLFLEHAPGSMFRLGVGFPDKANYPLHHPQFEIDESAILTGVVTLAYSVYKYWQTEKSMSES; this is encoded by the coding sequence ATGCTCTCTCAAATCAAAGACATAGCCGAAAAACTCTCACCGAGACTCATTGAAATTCGCCGTCATATTCATGCTCACCCCGAATTAAGTGGACAGGAATACCAAACCGCGGCCTATGTCGCTGGCGTTCTTTCCTCCTGCGGTATCCACGTTCAAGAAAACGTTGGTAAAACAGGAGTTGTCGGCAATCTAACGGGAAATGGCACAGATCAACGAACTGTCGCTATTCGCACCGATATGGATGCCCTGCCCATCGAAGAACGCACTAACCTAGACTTTGCCTCCTGCAAACCAGGTATTATGCACGCTTGCGGTCATGATGTCCATACCACCGTAGGACTGGGAACTGCCATGATTCTCGCGGAATTAGCAGAACACTTACCCGGAAACGTCCGATTTTTGTTTCAACCAGCCGAAGAAATCGCCCAAGGAGCAAGCTGGATGGTACAAGATGGCGCGATGAGAGAGGTTAAAGCCATTTTTGGGGTTCATGTCTTCCCTTCCATTCCAGCCCGTTCTGTGGGCATTCGCTACGGAGCTCTGACGGCGGCGGCTGATGATCTCGAAATTTTTATCCAAGGAGAGTCCGGCCACGGAGCCCGACCCCATGAGGCCATCGATGCTATTTGGATAGCGTCTCAGGTAATTACCACCCTACAACAAGCTATCAGTCGCACTCAGAACCCTTTACGCCCAATTGTCTTAACTATTGGCCAGATTAACGGGGGAAGGGCGGCTAATGTGATTGCTGATCAGGTGAGAATGGCCGGAACCGTGCGATCGCTGCATCCCGAAACCCATGCGAACTTACCCCAGTGGGTTGAAGATATTGTAGCCAATGTTTGTAGTACCTATAACGCAAAATATGAGATCAATTACCGTCGTCGGGTTCCTTCGGTACAAAATGACATGGAATTGACCAAAATCCTTGAATCTGCCTCACGGGAAGCTTGGGGCAATGGAAATGTGCAAATTTTGCCAGAACCCTCTTTAGGCTCGGAGGATTTTTCTTTATTCTTAGAACACGCTCCAGGGTCTATGTTTCGCTTAGGGGTGGGTTTTCCCGACAAAGCCAATTATCCCCTCCATCATCCTCAATTTGAAATCGATGAGTCTGCTATTTTAACCGGAGTTGTTACCTTAGCTTATTCCGTTTATAAGTATTGGCAAACCGAAAAATCTATGAGCGAGAGTTAG
- the glpK gene encoding glycerol kinase GlpK, which translates to MPKNPSQYILALDLGTTGNRAILFNHQGEIAGQSYQELTQYYPHPGWLEHDAIEIWQDTCNIIKKVLKTTNIDITAIAAIGLTVQRETCLLWDKTTGKPLHNAIVWQDRRTSSLCHQLKTEGKSVEITQKTGLIIDPYFSATKLTWLLEWVKANNPSVALKNVLAGTIDAWILWNLTGGQVHATDHSNASRTMLMNLDTRSWDRDLMDLFGIPERIMPEIRPSLSYFGETDPQLFGAKIPITAIFGDQQAALFAHGCNRPGLLKCTYGTGSFLIIQAGTQVMRSHHQLLSTVAWSTENSAYYALEGAIFTSGAAIQWLRDGLKIINNAAETETLSRQVTDTKGVYFVPALSGLGAPHWDMNARGAFFGITGGVGREHLVRAVLEAIAYQVKEVVDAINLESTLKVAALKVDGGASQNDFLMQFQADALGVPIERPLILDATAQGAAFGAGLTVGFWDDYDSLIASRIIDKIFEPGEDREQVQANFIPWQRAVERAKNWVH; encoded by the coding sequence ATGCCTAAAAATCCCTCTCAATATATTCTTGCCTTAGACTTAGGAACCACCGGAAACCGTGCTATTTTATTTAATCACCAAGGAGAAATAGCAGGACAATCTTATCAAGAATTAACCCAATATTATCCCCATCCAGGCTGGTTAGAACACGATGCAATCGAAATCTGGCAAGATACCTGCAATATTATCAAAAAAGTCTTAAAAACGACTAATATTGATATTACTGCGATCGCTGCTATTGGGTTAACAGTACAAAGAGAAACCTGCTTACTTTGGGACAAAACCACAGGAAAACCGCTACATAATGCCATTGTCTGGCAAGATCGTCGGACTTCCTCCCTGTGTCATCAGCTAAAAACAGAAGGCAAGTCCGTAGAAATTACCCAAAAAACCGGACTGATCATTGATCCCTATTTCTCTGCTACCAAACTAACATGGCTGTTGGAGTGGGTCAAAGCAAATAACCCCTCAGTTGCCCTAAAAAACGTCCTTGCAGGGACGATAGACGCTTGGATACTCTGGAACCTTACAGGGGGTCAAGTCCATGCCACAGACCATTCTAACGCCTCTCGGACGATGTTAATGAACCTCGACACCCGTAGCTGGGATAGGGACTTAATGGACTTATTTGGCATTCCTGAGAGGATTATGCCCGAAATTCGTCCAAGTCTCAGTTATTTTGGCGAAACTGACCCCCAGTTATTCGGGGCAAAAATTCCGATTACTGCTATTTTTGGGGATCAACAGGCTGCTTTATTCGCCCATGGTTGCAACCGTCCAGGGTTACTCAAATGCACCTACGGGACGGGATCTTTCTTGATTATACAGGCGGGAACACAAGTGATGCGCTCCCATCATCAACTGCTGTCTACTGTTGCTTGGTCTACGGAAAATTCCGCCTATTATGCCCTAGAAGGAGCTATTTTTACCTCTGGGGCGGCCATTCAATGGTTGCGCGATGGTCTAAAAATTATCAACAATGCGGCTGAAACCGAAACCCTATCCCGTCAAGTCACCGATACCAAGGGGGTCTATTTTGTCCCCGCGTTGAGTGGTTTAGGGGCTCCCCACTGGGATATGAACGCGCGGGGGGCATTTTTCGGCATTACGGGGGGTGTAGGGCGAGAACACCTCGTTAGGGCAGTTTTAGAAGCGATCGCTTATCAAGTCAAAGAAGTGGTCGATGCTATCAATTTAGAGTCTACCCTAAAAGTTGCTGCGTTAAAAGTTGATGGAGGTGCATCTCAAAATGATTTTTTAATGCAGTTTCAAGCGGATGCGTTAGGGGTTCCGATAGAACGTCCCTTGATTTTAGATGCTACTGCACAAGGGGCTGCTTTTGGGGCAGGGTTAACGGTTGGTTTTTGGGATGATTATGATAGTTTGATCGCCAGTCGTATCATTGATAAAATTTTTGAACCAGGGGAAGATCGCGAGCAAGTACAAGCTAATTTTATTCCTTGGCAACGGGCAGTGGAGCGAGCGAAAAATTGGGTTCATTGA